Proteins encoded together in one Triticum dicoccoides isolate Atlit2015 ecotype Zavitan chromosome 7B, WEW_v2.0, whole genome shotgun sequence window:
- the LOC119339713 gene encoding disease resistance protein RGA5-like: protein MQVAAGALSPLLRKLGDLLMAEFTLSNRMKKSVKSLRTELEMMYVFLHKVGDVPVEQLDPQVRIWADKVRELSYNMEDAVDAYMVHLYDGGHGELSRNSMKNRVNKFVKQTKKLFSKGMALHQIHGAVRDAQELAKELGELRQRYALEACANGARNIVDPRMKAVYKDITELVGIEETRDELIEKLFDGDGMSRQQLKTLSIVGFGGLGKTTLSKAVYDKIIVQFDYGVFISVSRNPIITEIFKKMLYGLDRATFAHINEAVRDNQQLIDEMRAFLNDKRYLIVIDDIWSEDAWEIIKCVFPKSNLGSRVITTTRISSVSKACCPSGSDIIHNMKPLDDDDSKRLFNKRIFSQGSDCPDELEQVSTEILRKCGGVPLAIITIASLLASNDQHIKPKYQWDKILSSIGRGLAEGGTSKDMQRILSFSYYNLPSHLKTCFLYLGVFPEDHDIRRDRLIWRWIAEGFIQAGEEEIRLFELGERYFSELINRNLIQPIYVDVEYRSEEGCDLRESSHICVENLLHLRYLGLLDTYVGVLPMKVGKLHFLQTLDLRIHGVDEVPSGVARLGHLMCLYVYTNIALPVGIGNLVSLEQLNTVCVGGTDAIEKELGKLMELRVLGLFWK from the exons ATGCAGGTTGCAGCTGGGGCACTGAGCCCCCTCCTGCGTAAGCTCGGCGACCTCCTCATGGCCGAATTCACTCTCAGCAACCGCATGAAGAAGAGCGTCAAGTCCCTCCGGACAGAGCTGGAGATGATGTACGTCTTCCTCCACAAGGTCGGCGACGTGCCGGTGGAGCAGCTGGACCCACAAGTCCGAATATGGGCGGACAAGGTCCGGGAGCTCTCCTACAACATGGAGGACGCTGTGGATGCGTACATGGTCCACCTGTACGACGGCGGCCATGGTGAACTCAGCCGCAACAGCATGAAGAACAGAGTCAATAAGTTCGTCAAGCAGACCAAGAAGCTGTTCAGCAAGGGCATGGCTCTCCATCAGATCCATGGCGCCGTCCGAGATGCGCAGGAGCTCGCCAAGGAGCTTGGCGAGCTCCGTCAAAGGTACGCGCTTGAGGCCTGCGCCAATGGTGCCCGTAATATCGTTGATCCTCGCATGAAGGCTGTGTACAAAGATATCACAGAGCTCGTGGGCATCGAGGAGACACGGGATGAGCTGATTGAGAAGCTATTTGATGGAGATGGGATGTCAaggcagcaactcaagacgttgtcTATTGTTGGATTTGGAGGATTGGGCAAGACAACGCTTAGCAAAGCAGTGTATGACAAGATCATAGTGCAGTTTGACTATGGAGTGTTTATTTCAGTGTCTCGGAATCCGATTATAACAGAGATTTTCAAGAAGATGTTGTACGGACTTGATAGGGCTACGTTTGCACACATCAATGAGGCTGTTAGGGACAATCAACAACTCATCGACGAGATGAGAGCATTTCTTAATGATAAGAG GTACTTAATCGTGATTGACGATATATGGAGTGAAGATGCATGGGAAATTATCAAGTGTGTTTTCCCTAAGAGCAATCTCGGTAGTCGAGTAATAACGACAACCCGCATAAGCAGTGTTTCTAAAGCATGTTGCCCATCTGGTAGTGATATTATTCATAATATGAAACCccttgatgatgatgactccaaaagacTCTTCAACAAAAGAATAttctcccagggaagtgattgtccCGATGAATTGGAGCAAGTATCTACAGAAATTTTGAGGAAATGTGGTGGAGTGCCACTAGCCATCATTACTATTGCCAGTCTTTTAGCCAGTAATGATCAGCATATAAAGCCAAAGTATCAATGGGACAAGATACTCAGTTCTATTGGCCGTGGGCTTGCAGAAGGTGGTACTTCAAAGGATATGCAGAGAATACTATCATTTAGTTATTACAATCTACCTTCCCATCTAAAGACTTGTTTTTTATATCTCGGTGTATTCCCAGAAGATCATGACATAAGAAGAGACCGGTTGATATGGAGGTGGATAGCTGAAGGCTTTATCCAAGCCGGAGAAGAAGAAATTAGACTATTTGAGCTCGGAGAGAGATATTTCAGTGAGTTGATAAACAGAAACTTGATTCAACCAATATATGTTGATGTTGAATATAGGTCGGAAG AAGGTTGTGATCTTAGGGAAAGTAGTCACATATGTGTTGAGAATTTATTACATCTGAGGTACCTAGGATTACTCGATACATATGTTGGTGTTCTCCCCATGAAAGTTGGAAAGCTGCATTTTTTACAAACATTGGACTTAAGAATACATGGAGTTGACGAGGTGCCATCAGGTGTTGCTCGGTTAGGACATTTGATGTGCCTATATGTTTATACAAATATTGCATTGCCAGTTGGGATAGGGAACTTGGTGTCCTTAGAACAGCTGAATACAGTGTGTGTGGGCGGTACTGATGCCATTGAGAAGGAGCTTGGGAAGCTGATGGAGCTAAGGGTGCTGGGACTTTTCTGGAAGTGA